One genomic region from Quercus robur chromosome 4, dhQueRobu3.1, whole genome shotgun sequence encodes:
- the LOC126721805 gene encoding uncharacterized protein LOC126721805 yields MRKEERVSSEQDKALEINLISAQNLKPPTSNLRRMQTYALVWVDPAHKVRTRTDRLGAENPTWNDKFFFKVPPDFLSSETSAVSIQIFAVGCLRDHLIGTVRFLTSNFIFSQARTPAFSAVQIRRPSGRFHGVLNIGASVIDGSEFPAMGERSAIGFPEQVGESERRWRHRIRSSAGAGAGENDVSVGGESMTSSSSSSSTSTSTSKVLEDWNGIRGDLAGNKGLNMRRASDGSGLLCGLMMMQRKFCSYPYPSVSDDFEWVPEKKKCEVDINQWF; encoded by the coding sequence AtgaggaaagaagaaagagtttCTTCAGAGCAAGACAAAGCCTTGGAGATCAACTTGATCTCTGCGCAGAATCTCAAACCCCCAACCTCTAACTTGCGCCGCATGCAAACCTACGCCCTCGTATGGGTCGACCCGGCCCACAAGGTCCGAACCCGAACCGACCGTCTCGGCGCTGAAAACCCTACCTGGAACGATAAATTCTTCTTCAAAGTCCCACCGGACTTCCTCTCCAGCGAGACCTCCGCCGTCTCCATTCAGATCTTCGCCGTAGGTTGCCTCCGCGACCATCTAATCGGCACCGTCCGATTCCTCACCAGCAACTTCATTTTCTCTCAGGCGAGGACTCCTGCTTTCTCCGCCGTCCAGATCCGCCGCCCCTCGGGAAGATTCCACGGAGTATTAAACATCGGCGCTTCGGTCATCGACGGTTCAGAATTTCCGGCGATGGGAGAAAGATCGGCGATTGGATTCCCCGAGCAAGTGGGAGAGAGTGAACGGAGGTGGCGCCATAGGATTCGGTCTAGCGCCGGCGCCGGCGCCGGCGAGAATGATGTATCGGTCGGTGGGGAATCAATGACGTCGTCGTCGTCTTCGTCTTCGACTTCGACTTCGACTTCGAAGGTGTTGGAGGATTGGAATGGGATTCGGGGGGATTTGGCGGGAAACAAAGGGTTGAATATGAGGAGAGCATCGGACGGTTCAGGATTGTTGTGTGGATTGATGATGATGCAGAGGAAGTTTTGTTCGTATCCGTATCCGTCTGTCTCCGATGATTTTGAGTGGgttccagaaaaaaaaaagtgtgaggTAGATATAAATCAATGGTTTTGA